Proteins encoded in a region of the Armatimonadota bacterium genome:
- a CDS encoding methyl viologen-reducing hydrogenase subunit delta FlpD-like protein: MEDRPITDKLVTSADWEPLIVAFFCNWCTYTAADLAGVSRMGYDHNVRVIRVMCSGRVDPQFVLDAFAHGADGVLIGGCHPGDCHYVEGNYKTLRRYYLLKRVLRDLGIEEGRLRLEWIAASEGEKVAKTINEMVEQVRALGPLRLTRRFKEWDAELASIEAQARSEEVATHA, translated from the coding sequence ATGGAAGACAGACCCATCACTGACAAGCTCGTTACCAGCGCAGACTGGGAGCCGCTCATCGTGGCTTTCTTCTGCAACTGGTGCACCTATACAGCAGCCGACCTGGCAGGCGTCTCCCGAATGGGCTACGACCATAACGTGCGCGTCATTCGCGTCATGTGCTCCGGGCGGGTGGATCCACAGTTTGTGCTGGATGCCTTCGCACACGGCGCAGACGGCGTGCTCATCGGCGGTTGCCACCCGGGCGACTGCCACTATGTGGAGGGCAACTATAAGACCCTGCGCCGCTACTACCTGCTCAAGCGCGTGCTGAGGGATTTGGGTATTGAAGAAGGACGTCTGCGACTGGAGTGGATTGCCGCTTCAGAAGGCGAGAAGGTGGCGAAGACCATCAATGAAATGGTGGAGCAGGTACGCGCGCTGGGACCGCTACGGCTGACACGGCGGTTCAAGGAGTGGGATGCCGAGCTGGCGTCCATTGAGGCGCAAGCACGAAGCGAGGAGGTGGCAACCCATGCCTGA
- a CDS encoding disulfide reductase: MSEPKNGEVRIGVYVCHCGANIADTVDVKAVAEYAASLPGVVVARDYKYMCSDPGQELIQEDIHNLSLNRVVVAACSPSLHENTFRGAAERAGLNPFFVQMVNIREHDSWVHSDREAATEKAKDLVRAAVRRVYFHKPLEKRRVPIHSEVLVVGGGIAGIHAALTVANSGKRVYLVEREPTIGGHMAQYDKTFPTLDCAACILTPKMSAVKAHPNITLWTYSEVVSVDGSVGDYKVVVKRKPRYVREDLCIGCLQCIDACVFKEAKFDDEFNLGLSKRKPIYIPFPQATPKVVVIDPEACIQLRTGKCKKTCLEACAERGAIDFEQQEIYEEIHVGSIIIATGYQTFDPRRLPQYGYGKYPNVYTTLEVERLVNASGPTGGQVITRDGRVPKSVGFILCVGSRDERTNRWCSRVCCMTSLKLAHLVKEHTGAEVFIFYIDMRAAGKGYEEFYQRVLNEGVHFVRGRVAEITDWAMDPSEEGKLVARVEDTNTGFVRRIPLDMVVLAVGIEPQSDALNVQRLFGIGCSMDGFFLEKHPKLAPAPTYTDGIFIAGVCQGPKDIPDSVMQAGYAAAEAIALADTGYFELEPNTAYIIEEECSGCKTCIPLCPYQAITFNEEKGKASINEVLCKGCGTCVAACPSGSIKQNLFEDEEIFSEIEGVLAYA, translated from the coding sequence ATGTCTGAGCCAAAAAACGGCGAGGTGCGCATTGGCGTTTATGTCTGCCATTGTGGAGCAAATATCGCCGATACCGTAGATGTGAAAGCGGTGGCAGAGTACGCCGCATCGCTACCCGGCGTGGTGGTAGCACGAGACTACAAATACATGTGCTCCGACCCTGGACAAGAGCTCATTCAGGAAGATATACACAACCTGAGCCTCAACCGCGTGGTGGTGGCAGCGTGCAGCCCTTCACTGCACGAAAATACCTTCCGGGGTGCCGCAGAACGAGCTGGACTGAACCCCTTCTTCGTGCAGATGGTGAACATTCGCGAGCACGACTCGTGGGTGCATAGCGACCGTGAAGCGGCAACAGAGAAGGCGAAGGACCTGGTGCGCGCAGCAGTTCGTCGCGTGTACTTCCACAAACCACTGGAGAAGCGACGTGTGCCTATCCACTCCGAAGTGCTAGTGGTCGGCGGAGGCATTGCCGGCATCCACGCTGCTCTGACCGTTGCCAACTCCGGGAAGAGAGTCTATCTGGTGGAACGTGAGCCTACCATCGGTGGACACATGGCACAGTATGACAAAACCTTCCCCACTCTGGACTGCGCTGCGTGTATCCTCACCCCCAAGATGTCGGCAGTGAAGGCACATCCGAACATCACACTCTGGACGTACTCCGAAGTGGTAAGCGTCGACGGCTCTGTGGGTGACTACAAGGTGGTGGTGAAGCGCAAACCGCGTTACGTGCGCGAAGACCTGTGCATCGGCTGTTTACAGTGCATCGACGCCTGCGTGTTTAAGGAAGCGAAGTTCGACGACGAGTTCAATCTTGGACTGAGCAAGCGCAAGCCGATATACATCCCCTTCCCACAGGCGACGCCCAAAGTGGTGGTGATCGACCCCGAAGCCTGTATTCAGCTGCGCACTGGTAAATGCAAGAAAACGTGCCTGGAAGCCTGCGCGGAACGCGGCGCGATAGACTTCGAGCAGCAGGAAATCTACGAGGAAATCCACGTAGGTTCCATCATCATTGCCACTGGCTACCAGACGTTCGACCCACGCCGACTGCCACAATATGGCTACGGCAAGTATCCCAACGTGTATACCACGCTGGAGGTGGAGCGTCTGGTTAATGCCTCAGGACCAACCGGTGGACAGGTGATCACACGCGACGGGCGCGTGCCAAAGAGCGTGGGCTTTATCCTGTGCGTCGGCTCGCGCGACGAGCGAACGAACCGTTGGTGCTCGCGTGTGTGCTGCATGACCTCGTTGAAGCTAGCGCATCTGGTCAAAGAGCATACCGGTGCAGAGGTGTTCATCTTCTACATCGACATGCGCGCCGCGGGCAAGGGTTATGAAGAGTTCTACCAGCGCGTGCTCAACGAGGGAGTTCACTTTGTGCGCGGGCGTGTTGCCGAAATCACCGACTGGGCGATGGACCCATCCGAAGAAGGCAAGCTGGTCGCGCGCGTGGAAGATACCAACACCGGCTTCGTACGGCGCATCCCACTGGACATGGTGGTGCTGGCTGTAGGCATAGAACCGCAGTCCGACGCCCTCAACGTGCAACGGTTGTTCGGCATTGGGTGCTCGATGGACGGTTTCTTCCTCGAGAAACACCCCAAGCTGGCTCCTGCACCCACCTATACCGATGGTATCTTCATCGCTGGTGTGTGCCAAGGACCGAAAGACATCCCGGACAGCGTGATGCAGGCAGGTTACGCAGCCGCTGAAGCAATTGCCCTTGCGGATACTGGCTACTTTGAGCTGGAACCGAACACCGCGTACATTATCGAGGAGGAGTGTTCGGGCTGCAAAACCTGCATCCCCCTGTGCCCGTATCAGGCGATTACCTTCAACGAAGAGAAGGGCAAAGCAAGCATCAACGAAGTGCTGTGTAAAGGATGCGGCACGTGCGTGGCTGCCTGCCCATCGGGTTCTATCAAGCAGAACCTGTTCGAGGATGAGGAGATATTCAGTGAAATCGAGGGCGTGCTGGCATACGCCTGA
- a CDS encoding heterodisulfide reductase subunit B: protein MQPSAKYLYYPGCSLKGTGIAYEESLLTTLRLLEVAVTELPDWNCCGATSYMSVSETSAALLATRNLALAQQAGMKDVLAPCNACYLTLRKSQELVAHYPEMAQEVERFLEQAGLPQLDSVRVRHPLEMLYTDIGVQRLRELTVRRLQGVRMASYYGCQAVRPYSEVDDPHEPTRMDEILRAVGVEPIDYTLKTKCCGGSLTGTIHEVGVRLNYILLKEALRKGAQAIVTICPLCQFNLDAYQAEIRKQTGEPIDMPVLYLTQVVGWALGGGFRELGLHRAISGKKLIEQWFTVKKEAETYV, encoded by the coding sequence ATGCAACCCTCCGCCAAGTACCTGTACTATCCCGGCTGTTCTCTAAAAGGCACGGGCATCGCTTACGAGGAGAGTTTGCTGACCACGCTACGCCTTCTGGAGGTCGCTGTTACAGAGCTGCCGGACTGGAACTGCTGCGGCGCCACATCGTATATGTCGGTCAGCGAAACTTCGGCAGCGCTGCTGGCGACGCGAAATCTTGCCCTGGCGCAGCAAGCGGGCATGAAAGATGTGCTCGCTCCGTGCAACGCCTGCTATCTCACCCTGCGCAAGAGCCAGGAGCTGGTGGCGCATTATCCAGAGATGGCACAGGAAGTGGAACGGTTTCTGGAGCAGGCGGGTTTACCGCAGCTCGACTCGGTGCGTGTGCGCCATCCGCTGGAGATGCTTTATACTGACATAGGCGTTCAGCGATTGCGAGAGCTGACCGTACGCCGGTTACAGGGTGTGCGCATGGCCTCATACTACGGTTGTCAGGCTGTGCGTCCTTACAGCGAGGTGGACGATCCGCATGAGCCAACACGCATGGATGAGATCCTCAGAGCGGTCGGAGTAGAACCCATCGATTACACCTTGAAAACCAAATGTTGCGGCGGTTCCCTGACCGGCACCATCCACGAGGTTGGCGTGCGCCTGAACTACATCCTGCTGAAGGAAGCGCTACGCAAGGGGGCGCAAGCCATTGTCACCATCTGTCCGCTTTGCCAGTTTAACCTAGACGCCTATCAGGCGGAGATTCGCAAGCAAACCGGTGAACCGATAGATATGCCTGTGCTCTACCTGACGCAGGTGGTCGGCTGGGCGCTGGGTGGCGGCTTTCGCGAGCTGGGCTTGCACCGTGCTATCTCCGGCAAGAAGCTTATCGAGCAATGGTTCACCGTGAAAAAGGAGGCGGAGACCTATGTCTGA
- a CDS encoding heterodisulfide reductase subunit C, whose product MERQIRYQREADLEWARQFTKHPGSERLLSCIQCGTCSGTCPLSIYMDLTPRQVIALVREGFREDALRSKTIWLCASCYSCSVECPQKIGITDIMYRLKREAIRSNLYPKRFPIPVLAREFCEMVRRHGRNSEFWVVFRMALRSNPFALFSMARTGWHLWRTGRLSLRKERIRRINELQVIPTVSKEVD is encoded by the coding sequence GTGGAACGGCAGATACGCTACCAGAGGGAGGCAGACCTCGAGTGGGCACGCCAGTTCACGAAGCATCCTGGCAGCGAGCGGTTGTTATCGTGTATCCAGTGTGGAACCTGCTCGGGCACCTGCCCTCTGTCCATCTACATGGATTTGACCCCACGTCAGGTCATAGCGTTAGTCCGCGAGGGCTTCCGTGAAGACGCATTACGTTCCAAAACCATCTGGCTATGCGCCAGCTGTTACTCGTGCAGTGTGGAATGCCCTCAGAAGATCGGCATTACCGACATCATGTACCGCCTGAAGCGCGAAGCCATCCGAAGTAACCTCTACCCCAAACGCTTCCCTATCCCTGTGCTTGCACGCGAGTTTTGCGAGATGGTGCGCCGTCACGGACGCAATTCGGAGTTCTGGGTAGTATTCCGGATGGCGCTTCGCTCAAACCCGTTTGCTCTGTTCTCGATGGCGCGCACGGGATGGCATCTGTGGCGCACCGGCAGGCTATCTCTGCGCAAAGAGCGCATCCGGCGTATCAATGAGCTGCAGGTCATCCCCACCGTATCAAAGGAGGTGGACTAG